The genomic window TACGGGTTGAGCAGGTCGAAGAGGTTGCCGACGTACTCCATGTCGGCATCGATCTTCACGCCCCGGACGATGTTGCCGAAGGCCACACCCCAGAGCACGGCCGGGATCAGCGAGGTCCAGAAGATCGCGTGCTCCCAGTTGGTCTGCCAGCGTTCCTCGGGCCGCTTCGCCCGGTACTCGAAGGCGACGCCCCGCACGATCAGGCAGAGCAGGATGACCAGAAGGGGCAGGTAGAAGCCGGAGAACAGGGTGGCGTACCACTCCGGGAAGGCCGCGAAAGTCGCTCCGCCCGCGCTGAGCAGCCACACCTCGTTCCCGTCCCAGACCGGTCCGATCGTGTTGATCAGGACACGACGTTCCTTGCGGTCGCGGGCCAGCAGCTTGGTGAGGACCCCGATGCCGAAGTCGAATCCCTCCAGGAAGAAGTAGCCGGTCCACAGGACGGCTATGAGCACGAACCAGATGTCGTGGAGTTCCATCTCTCAGCTCCGCTTGGTCTCAGTAGGAGAAGGCCATCGGCCGGTCGGCGTCCTGGTCGTGGCCGCCGATCCGGGTGGGCGGGTCGAGGTCGGCCTCGGTCAGCTCGGGCGGTCCGGCCTTGACGTACTTCAGGAGCAGCCTGACCTCGATGACGGCGAGGACCGCGTAGAGCGCCGTGAAGACGATCAGCGAGGTGATGACCTCGCCCTGCGATACGCCGGGGGAGACCGCGTCGCGGGTCTGGAAAACGCCGTAGACCACCCAGGGCTGGCGTCCCGTCTCGGTGAAGATCCAGCCCCAGCTGTTGGCGATCAGCGGGAAGAGCATGGTGCACAGGGCCGTGATCCAGTACAACCGGGCGAACTTCGGGCTCAGCGCCTTGTTCTTGAAGAGCACCAGATGCGGCACGTCGTCCTCGGCGGTGCGCAGAGCCTCCGGGAGCATGAACTTCTTCCGCGTCAGCCACAGTCCCAGCAGGCCGAGGCTGAACGACGCCATACCGAAGCCGATCATGAAGCGGAAGCTCCAGAACGCCACCGGGATGTTCGGCCGGTAGTCGCCCGGGCCGTACTTCTCCTGCTCCGCCTTGTTGATGTCGTTGATGCCGGGGATGTACGAGGTGAAGGTGTCGTCCGCGAGGAAGGACAGGACGCCGGGAACCGAGACCTCGACGTCGTTGTGGCCCTCGGCGACGTCCCCCACCGCGAAGAGCGAGAAGGGCGCGCCCTTCTGGCCTTCCCACAGGGCCTCGGCCGCCGCCATCTTCATGGGCTGCTGCTTGAACATCACCTTGCCGAGCACGTCGCCGCTCACCGAGGTGAGCAGGCCGGCGATCACCACGGTGACCAGTCCGAGGCGCAGCGAGGTGCGCATCACCGGGATGTGCCGCTTACGCATCAGGTGGAAGGCGGCGATACCGACCATGAAGGCGCCGCCCACGAGGAAGGCCGCCGTGATCGTGTGGAAGAACTGGGCCAGCGCGGTGTTCTGGGTGAGCACGTGCCAGAAGTCGGTGAGTTCGGCGCGGCCGCGTTCCTTGTTGATGCGGTAACCGACCGGGTGCTGCATCCAGGAGTTGGCCGCCAGGATGAAGAACGTGGAGAGGACGGTGCCGAGGGAGACCATCCATATGCAGGCGAGGTGGATCTTCTTCGGCAGCTTGTCCCAGCCGAAGATCCACAGCCCGATGAAGGTGGACTCGAAGAAGAAGGCGATCAGCGCCTCGAAGGCCAGCGGAGCACCGAAGACGTCGCCGACGAACCGCGAGTAGTCGGACCAGTTCATGCCGAACTGGAACTCCTGGACGATGCCGGTGACCACGCCCATCGCGATGTTGATCAGGAAGAGCTTGCCCCAGAACTTCGTCGCCCTGAGGTACTTCTCGTTGTCCGTGCGCACCCAGGCGGTCTGCAGGCCGGCCGTGAGTGCGGCGAGAGAGATCGTCAGAGGGACGAACAGGAAGTGGTAGACGGTGGTGATGCCGAACTGCCATCGCGCCAACGTCTCCGGTGCCAGAGCCATGTCCACGCCGCTTCTCCTTACGTCGCCGCGATCACAGCCGTCCTCCTGTCCCATAAATCCACCCGATCACGGGAGGAAACGGGATGCGCTTGTGAACGCGTTCACATTCACAAGCCAGTATGGCGCACACATCTTCGAGTCCGTCGCGCGGGGGGTCCTTTCCGGCCGCACAGCCCGGACCACCCGAAACCGGACAGGACACCGCCGCGGGGACGGCCCGCCCACGACAGGGAAACGCCGGTGGCCCCGGACCTCGACGATCGAGGTCCGGGGCCACCGGGGGCGGAGCGACGGGCCGGGGCCGCTACTCCGGGCCGTAGGACTCCGTCACCTTCAGGAAGACGTCGTTCGCCTCCGCCTCCCCGATCGTGACGCGCACGCCCTCACCCGCGAACGGCCGCACGACCACTCCGGCCCGCTCGCAGACGGACGCGAAGTCGAGCGTGCGCTCACCGAGCCGCAGCCAGACGAAGTTGGCGTGGGACTCCGGAACGGTCCAGCCCTGCCGCACGAGGCCGTCGTACACGCGGGACCGCTCGCCCACGAGTGCTCCGACCCGGCCCAGCAGCTCGCCCTCGGCACGCAGCGAGGCGACAGCGGCGTCCTGGGCGACCTGACTCACGCCGAAGGGGACAGCGGTCTTGCGGAGCGCCGCCGCCACCGGCTCGTGGGCCACGGCGAAGCCGACCCGGAGCCCCGCGAGCCCGTACGCCTTGGAGAAGGTCCGCAGCACCGCGACGTTGGGACGGTCCCGGTAGATCTCTATGCCGTCCGGCACCTCGGCGTCCCGGATGAACTCCTTGTACGCCTCGTCGAGGACCACCAGCACGTCGCTCGGAACCCGGTCGAGGAATCGTTCCAGCTCCGCCCTGCGCACCACGGTGCCGGTCGGGTTGTTCGGGTTGCAGACGAAGATCATCCGTGTCCGGTCGGTGACGGCACCGGCCATGGCGTCCAGATCGTGCACATCACCGGCGGTCAGCGGCACCTTGACCGACGTGGCGCCGCTGATCTGGGTGATGATCGGGTACGCCTCGAACGAACGCCAGGCATAGATGACCTCGTCACCCGGACCCGACGTGGCCTGGAGCAGTTGCTGGGCGACCCCCACCGAACCGGTGCCGGTGGCCAGGTGCGAGACCGGCACGGCGTGGCGGTCGGCCAGCTCGTTCATCAGACCCGTGCACGCCATGTCCGGGTACCTGTTGAAACCGGCGGCCGCCGCGAGCACCGACTCCATCACTCCGGGCAACGGCGGATAGGGGTTCTCGTTGGAGGACAGCTTGAAGGCAGCCGGTCCGTCCGCGGCCGCCGGCTTGCCCGGCACGTACGCAGGGACGCCGTCCAACTCGGCACGCAGCTTGGGGCTCGTCTCGCTCACCGCAGGTCCTCCTCGACCGTCCGCACACATCAATACTGCTCACCTTATGAGGATTGGGCATCCGTGCGAATGGGCCCGGATGCGAAATCTCCACGCGCGACCGGACGGCCCCTCCACACACGCTCCCGGCATGCCCTGTCAGGGGGGAGCACACGGCAACCTGGCGCACGCCCGTCGCTCACTCCGTGGCGCGCATCCCTCGAACAGGTGAGTTGAGACCTCTTCGAGACCTGGACCACTGGCCAGGTTCATGCCCGTCGATGCATGACACATCGACCAAATGGGCCCCAACACCCTTACATCACAAGGCATTTACTGCTCTATGATCATGCAGAAACGTGCCTGTCAACGCGTGCATATGCGACCGGCCCAACCTGGCGTCCGAGCCCTACTATCGGCTCGCCATGACAGCAGCAGGGAAGCACCAGGTGAGCCGGACACAGACGCCCCGGCGCAGCGGCCGACCGGGACGGGCGGGTATCCGGGACGTAGCCGCGGCGGCCGGAGTCTCCATCACGACCGTGTCCGATGCGCTCAACGGCAAGGGCAGGCTTCCGGATGCCACCCGCCGCCATGTCCGCGAGGTCGCCGAACGGCTGGGCTACCGCCCGTCTGCCGCGGCCCGCACCCTCCGTACCGGCAGATCGGGGCTCATCGGCCTGACCGTGACCACGTACGGGGATGAACCTTTCACCTTCACCGAGTTCGCTTACTTCGCGGAGATGGCGAGAGCGGCGACGTCGGCCGCGCTCGCCCGCGGCTACGCGCTGGTGATCCTGCCGGCGACCTCACGTCACGACGTGTGGTCGAACGTCGCTCTCGACGGCACCGTCGTCATCGACCCCTCCGACCAGGACCCGGTGGTCACCGAGCT from Streptomyces sp. NBC_01341 includes these protein-coding regions:
- a CDS encoding cytochrome ubiquinol oxidase subunit I encodes the protein MDMALAPETLARWQFGITTVYHFLFVPLTISLAALTAGLQTAWVRTDNEKYLRATKFWGKLFLINIAMGVVTGIVQEFQFGMNWSDYSRFVGDVFGAPLAFEALIAFFFESTFIGLWIFGWDKLPKKIHLACIWMVSLGTVLSTFFILAANSWMQHPVGYRINKERGRAELTDFWHVLTQNTALAQFFHTITAAFLVGGAFMVGIAAFHLMRKRHIPVMRTSLRLGLVTVVIAGLLTSVSGDVLGKVMFKQQPMKMAAAEALWEGQKGAPFSLFAVGDVAEGHNDVEVSVPGVLSFLADDTFTSYIPGINDINKAEQEKYGPGDYRPNIPVAFWSFRFMIGFGMASFSLGLLGLWLTRKKFMLPEALRTAEDDVPHLVLFKNKALSPKFARLYWITALCTMLFPLIANSWGWIFTETGRQPWVVYGVFQTRDAVSPGVSQGEVITSLIVFTALYAVLAVIEVRLLLKYVKAGPPELTEADLDPPTRIGGHDQDADRPMAFSY
- the hisC gene encoding histidinol-phosphate transaminase, translating into MSETSPKLRAELDGVPAYVPGKPAAADGPAAFKLSSNENPYPPLPGVMESVLAAAAGFNRYPDMACTGLMNELADRHAVPVSHLATGTGSVGVAQQLLQATSGPGDEVIYAWRSFEAYPIITQISGATSVKVPLTAGDVHDLDAMAGAVTDRTRMIFVCNPNNPTGTVVRRAELERFLDRVPSDVLVVLDEAYKEFIRDAEVPDGIEIYRDRPNVAVLRTFSKAYGLAGLRVGFAVAHEPVAAALRKTAVPFGVSQVAQDAAVASLRAEGELLGRVGALVGERSRVYDGLVRQGWTVPESHANFVWLRLGERTLDFASVCERAGVVVRPFAGEGVRVTIGEAEANDVFLKVTESYGPE